From a single Nitrogeniibacter mangrovi genomic region:
- a CDS encoding response regulator, with product MSDAANRQPSSPAPSTEDAALDARVRAGLVRMHLENNRATLLAAGVVSTLVLALALNGYPNHGPLIAWWLAINVLNLWRLGHTVAVRRAAEPDRHALRLYRTLVVEAALAGILWGLLATSLYPPPGSGIELLMVLTLMGVSSAALVSLAPILPAYIAFFGCMLVPATIAFALRDTFAERIAALALLLLGLALLMNGIRVSRNLRHNLRLTARLERALRREARARIAADAANQAKSRFLAAMSHEIRTPMNGVLGMAQILARTPLDERQQRCLSTLTDSGRHLLGLIDEVLDFARVESGQLQLHPGAVDIRALCSQVIDMLQPRAEGRRLSLLCKVADRVPRIIEVDAQRLRQILTNLLGNALKFTHRGGVTLSVNCPPPPPETAPTIEFSVIDTGIGIEPEDRHRIFEAFSQLGHPEGRDAGGVGLGLAIARDLARLMDGDLSCESIADVGTTFRLNLPLRVPAQPAPRPNTADTPPSTLARFSGRVLIVEDSATNREVAAMALETLGLAHATADDGAEAIARVSEMRYDAILMDCQMPRMDGYEATRQLRRLEREHGWPRTPVIALTANALAGNDSRCYAAGMDDFIAKPFTIEVLATVLARHLAHRRQRDTPAPGASLP from the coding sequence GTGTCGGACGCAGCGAACCGTCAGCCATCATCGCCGGCGCCCTCGACGGAGGACGCGGCGCTCGACGCCCGGGTGCGCGCCGGGCTGGTGCGCATGCACCTGGAGAACAACCGCGCCACCCTCCTGGCCGCCGGGGTCGTCAGCACGCTGGTACTCGCCCTCGCCCTGAACGGCTATCCGAACCACGGGCCACTGATCGCCTGGTGGCTGGCCATCAACGTCCTGAACCTGTGGCGCCTCGGCCACACCGTGGCCGTGCGTCGCGCCGCCGAACCCGACCGCCACGCGCTGCGCCTCTATCGCACCCTGGTCGTCGAGGCGGCGTTGGCGGGGATCCTCTGGGGGCTGCTGGCGACCAGCCTGTATCCGCCCCCCGGCAGCGGCATCGAGCTGCTGATGGTGCTGACCCTCATGGGCGTGTCCTCGGCCGCGCTGGTCTCGCTGGCCCCGATACTGCCCGCCTACATCGCCTTCTTCGGCTGCATGCTGGTGCCGGCCACGATCGCCTTCGCCCTGCGCGACACCTTCGCCGAGCGGATCGCCGCGCTGGCGCTGCTGCTGCTCGGCCTGGCGCTGCTCATGAACGGCATTCGCGTCAGTCGCAACCTGCGTCACAACCTGCGCCTGACCGCACGGCTCGAACGCGCCCTGCGGCGCGAAGCGCGCGCGCGGATCGCCGCGGATGCGGCCAATCAGGCCAAATCGCGCTTCCTGGCGGCCATGAGCCACGAGATTCGCACGCCGATGAACGGCGTGCTCGGCATGGCGCAGATCCTGGCGCGCACCCCCCTGGACGAACGTCAGCAACGCTGCCTGTCGACGCTGACCGACTCCGGCCGGCACCTGCTCGGCCTCATCGACGAGGTCCTCGATTTCGCCCGGGTGGAGTCGGGTCAGTTGCAGTTGCATCCCGGGGCGGTGGACATCCGGGCGCTGTGCAGCCAGGTCATCGACATGTTGCAGCCGCGCGCGGAGGGTCGTCGCCTGAGCCTGCTGTGCAAGGTCGCGGACCGGGTGCCGCGAATCATCGAGGTCGATGCCCAGCGCTTGCGCCAGATCCTCACCAACCTGCTGGGCAATGCCCTCAAGTTCACCCATCGCGGCGGTGTCACGCTGTCGGTCAACTGTCCGCCGCCGCCCCCAGAGACCGCCCCCACGATCGAATTCTCGGTGATCGACACCGGCATCGGCATCGAACCGGAAGACCGCCACCGGATCTTCGAGGCCTTCAGCCAGCTCGGGCATCCGGAGGGCCGCGACGCCGGCGGCGTGGGCCTCGGGCTGGCCATCGCGCGCGATCTGGCCCGGCTCATGGACGGCGACCTGAGCTGCGAGAGCATCGCCGACGTGGGCACCACCTTCCGCCTGAATCTGCCCCTGCGCGTGCCGGCCCAGCCGGCGCCCCGCCCGAACACCGCCGACACGCCGCCGAGCACGCTGGCACGCTTCAGCGGCCGCGTGCTGATCGTCGAGGACAGCGCCACCAACCGCGAAGTGGCCGCCATGGCGCTCGAGACCCTCGGCCTGGCGCACGCGACCGCCGACGACGGGGCCGAAGCCATCGCCCGGGTGAGCGAAATGCGCTACGACGCGATCCTGATGGACTGCCAGATGCCGCGCATGGACGGCTACGAGGCGACGCGGCAGCTGCGCCGCCTCGAACGCGAACACGGCTGGCCGCGCACCCCCGTGATCGCGCTGACCGCCAACGCGCTCGCCGGCAACGACAGCCGCTGCTACGCGGCGGGCATGGACGACTTCATCGCCAAACCCTTCACCATCGAAGTGCTGGCGACGGTCCTCGCCCGCCACCTGGCCCACCGGCGCCAACGCGACACCCCAGCGCCCGGCGCAAGCCTGCCATAA
- the ybiB gene encoding DNA-binding protein YbiB encodes MNYAALIKEIGRGAKGARSLADTDAEALFADILDGRVPELELGAIILSLRIKSESLDELLGFKRAMDAATPQLRVPEGWRCVVLPSYNGARRQPNLMPLLALMLARAGVPVLIQGRHDFDARTSPFELLAELGITPQADVEAASAALAAGQVACVQLETLLPGLDTLLALRPRLGVRNSGHTMAKLLDPAIGHSLRVVAVTHPEYLERMDAFLRADGGTAMLMRGTEGEAYANPRRRPALKLYRDGALVQEIEAEPGGAPPHTDVPDRPDVAGNAALIRDMLEGTVPIPAPIQAQFEALTAHARMG; translated from the coding sequence ATGAACTACGCAGCCCTCATCAAGGAGATCGGGCGCGGCGCCAAGGGCGCCCGTTCGCTCGCCGACACCGACGCCGAAGCCCTGTTCGCCGACATCCTCGATGGCCGGGTGCCCGAGCTGGAGCTCGGCGCCATCATCCTGTCCCTGCGCATCAAGAGCGAATCGCTCGACGAGCTGCTCGGCTTCAAGCGCGCCATGGACGCGGCCACGCCGCAGCTGCGCGTGCCCGAGGGCTGGCGCTGCGTGGTGTTGCCCAGCTACAACGGCGCCCGTCGCCAGCCCAACCTCATGCCCCTGCTCGCGCTCATGCTGGCGCGCGCGGGCGTGCCGGTACTCATCCAGGGCCGTCACGACTTCGACGCCCGCACCAGCCCCTTCGAGCTGCTGGCCGAGCTGGGCATCACCCCGCAGGCCGATGTGGAGGCGGCCAGCGCCGCCCTGGCCGCGGGGCAGGTGGCCTGTGTGCAGCTCGAGACCCTGCTGCCGGGCCTGGACACCCTGCTCGCCCTGCGCCCCCGCCTCGGGGTGCGCAACAGCGGACACACCATGGCCAAGCTGCTCGATCCGGCCATCGGCCACAGCCTGCGGGTGGTCGCGGTGACCCATCCGGAGTATCTGGAACGCATGGACGCCTTCCTGCGCGCCGACGGCGGCACCGCCATGCTCATGCGCGGCACCGAAGGCGAGGCCTACGCCAACCCGCGCCGGCGCCCCGCCCTGAAGCTGTACCGCGACGGCGCGCTGGTCCAGGAGATCGAGGCCGAACCGGGCGGCGCACCGCCACACACCGACGTGCCCGACCGGCCCGACGTGGCCGGCAACGCGGCCCTGATCCGCGACATGCTGGAGGGCACGGTGCCGATCCCGGCCCCGATCCAGGCGCAGTTCGAGGCCCTCACGGCACACGCGCGCATGGGCTGA
- a CDS encoding nitrate reductase → MSETQSTCCYCGVGCGVIIEHEGDRIIGVRGDPEHPANFGRLCTKGSTLHLSAAPETLAVRARHPQMRPHRDAPRSRCDWDTALDHVADRFAAIIAEHGPDAVAFYGAGQLLTEDYYVFNKLAKGLIGTNNLDTNSRLCMSSAVAGYKMSLGADAPPCSYADIDHADCLFITGSNTAFAHPIAFRRIEDAREANPAMKLIVVDPRRTDTAEAADLFLPLLPGTDIALYNAMLHVMLWEGWIDTAYVDAHTEGFDALKKVVREYTPAMAAEICGLRKQDIETAAEWFATAKATLSLYCQGLNQYASGTHKNSALINLHLASGHIGRPGAGPFSLTGQPNAMGGREVGGLANLLSAHRDLSNPEHRAEVARFWGVDDVPAEPGKSAVELFQAVQDGHIKAVWIACTNPAQSMPHQALIHEALQRAELVVVQDAFAHTETCAYADVLLPATTWGEKDGTVTNSERRISRVRAAVPAPGEARHDWAIAADFARRLGARLGQAELAERLFAYDGPEAIWNEHRDSTAGRDLDITGLSYALLERDGPQQWPFPAGAAMGKIRLYEDSVYPTDSGRARFVATEYTATAETPSARYPLHLITGRLRDQWHGMSRTGLVARLYNHEAEPLLHMHADDLARRGLADGDIVRVKSRQGAVVLKVLAADTVRAGQCFLPMHWGGNAMAGTLGINALTPDAIDPYSKQPELKHAAVQVETFTRGHPVVAMRRIDTAQENPFEVMAQVREQLAPLPYASLTLTGRETPVVMLQSRVDIDEPALIAAVDAAFGLDDANRTLSYADRRRDIAKRARIDDDVLMAVRLVGETRAAEWLAQLMIVGASAAPMRRWLLAPVTQPPEGGPTRGKVICNCFDIAEDAIQAAFASGESLEQLQARTRCGTNCGSCLPELKRLKAHAPATA, encoded by the coding sequence ATGTCTGAAACCCAATCCACCTGTTGCTACTGCGGCGTCGGCTGTGGCGTCATCATCGAACACGAGGGTGATCGCATCATCGGCGTGCGCGGCGATCCCGAGCATCCCGCCAACTTCGGCCGGCTGTGCACCAAGGGCTCGACACTGCACCTGTCGGCCGCGCCGGAGACCCTGGCCGTCCGCGCCCGGCACCCGCAGATGCGCCCGCACCGCGATGCACCGCGCTCGCGCTGCGACTGGGACACGGCCCTGGACCATGTCGCCGACCGCTTCGCCGCGATCATCGCCGAGCACGGCCCGGATGCCGTGGCCTTCTACGGCGCCGGCCAGCTGCTCACCGAGGACTACTACGTCTTCAACAAGCTCGCCAAGGGCCTGATCGGCACCAACAACCTCGACACCAATTCGCGCCTGTGCATGTCCAGCGCGGTGGCGGGCTACAAGATGAGCCTGGGGGCGGACGCGCCGCCGTGCAGTTACGCGGACATCGACCACGCCGACTGCCTGTTCATCACCGGCAGCAACACCGCCTTCGCCCATCCGATCGCCTTCCGCCGCATCGAGGACGCCCGCGAGGCCAACCCGGCCATGAAGCTGATCGTCGTCGATCCGCGCCGCACCGACACCGCCGAGGCCGCCGACCTGTTCCTGCCGCTGCTGCCGGGCACCGACATCGCGCTCTACAACGCCATGCTGCACGTGATGCTGTGGGAAGGCTGGATCGACACCGCCTATGTGGACGCCCACACCGAGGGCTTCGATGCGCTCAAGAAGGTGGTGCGCGAATACACCCCGGCCATGGCGGCCGAGATCTGCGGCCTGCGCAAACAGGACATCGAGACCGCCGCCGAATGGTTCGCCACCGCCAAGGCGACCCTGTCCCTGTACTGTCAGGGCCTCAACCAGTACGCCTCCGGCACCCACAAGAATTCGGCGCTCATCAACCTGCACCTGGCCAGCGGCCACATCGGCCGCCCCGGCGCCGGCCCCTTCTCGCTCACCGGCCAACCCAACGCCATGGGCGGTCGCGAGGTGGGCGGGCTGGCGAACCTGCTCTCGGCGCATCGCGATCTGTCCAACCCCGAGCACCGCGCCGAAGTGGCGCGATTCTGGGGCGTGGACGACGTCCCCGCGGAACCGGGCAAGAGCGCGGTCGAGCTGTTCCAGGCCGTCCAGGACGGGCACATCAAGGCGGTGTGGATCGCCTGTACCAACCCCGCCCAGTCCATGCCGCACCAGGCGCTCATCCACGAAGCGCTGCAGCGCGCGGAGCTGGTGGTGGTGCAGGACGCCTTCGCCCACACCGAAACCTGCGCCTACGCCGACGTGCTGCTGCCGGCCACCACCTGGGGCGAAAAGGACGGCACCGTCACCAACTCGGAACGCCGCATCAGCCGGGTGCGCGCCGCCGTGCCCGCCCCCGGCGAGGCGCGCCACGACTGGGCCATCGCCGCCGATTTCGCCCGCCGCCTCGGCGCGCGGCTGGGCCAGGCCGAACTGGCCGAACGCCTGTTCGCCTACGACGGCCCCGAGGCGATCTGGAACGAACACCGCGACAGCACCGCCGGGCGCGATCTGGACATCACCGGCCTGTCCTACGCCCTGCTGGAGCGGGACGGTCCGCAGCAGTGGCCGTTTCCGGCCGGCGCCGCCATGGGCAAGATCCGCCTCTACGAGGACAGCGTGTATCCGACCGATTCCGGCCGGGCCCGCTTCGTCGCCACCGAATACACCGCCACCGCGGAAACGCCCAGCGCCCGCTATCCGCTGCACCTGATCACCGGCCGCCTGCGCGACCAGTGGCACGGCATGAGCCGCACCGGTCTGGTGGCCCGGCTCTACAACCACGAGGCCGAGCCGCTGCTGCACATGCATGCGGACGACCTCGCCCGCCGCGGCCTCGCAGACGGCGACATCGTCCGCGTCAAGTCGCGCCAGGGCGCCGTGGTGCTCAAGGTGCTGGCGGCCGACACCGTGCGTGCCGGCCAGTGCTTCCTGCCCATGCACTGGGGCGGCAACGCCATGGCCGGCACCCTGGGCATCAACGCGCTAACGCCGGACGCCATCGATCCGTACTCCAAACAACCCGAACTCAAGCACGCCGCCGTGCAGGTGGAAACATTCACCCGCGGCCACCCGGTGGTCGCCATGCGCCGCATCGACACCGCGCAGGAGAACCCCTTCGAGGTCATGGCGCAGGTACGCGAACAACTGGCGCCCCTGCCCTACGCCAGCCTCACCCTCACCGGCCGCGAGACCCCGGTGGTGATGCTGCAGTCGCGGGTCGACATCGACGAGCCGGCGCTGATCGCCGCGGTGGACGCGGCCTTCGGTCTCGACGACGCGAACCGGACCCTCAGCTACGCCGACCGCCGGCGCGACATCGCCAAGCGCGCCCGCATCGACGACGACGTGCTCATGGCGGTGCGTCTGGTGGGCGAGACCCGCGCCGCCGAGTGGCTCGCGCAGCTGATGATCGTGGGCGCCTCGGCGGCACCGATGCGCCGCTGGCTGCTCGCGCCCGTCACCCAGCCGCCGGAAGGCGGCCCGACCCGCGGCAAGGTGATCTGCAACTGCTTCGACATCGCCGAGGATGCGATCCAGGCCGCGTTTGCCTCGGGCGAGAGCCTCGAGCAGTTGCAGGCGCGCACCCGCTGTGGCACCAACTGCGGCTCCTGCCTCCCCGAACTGAAGCGACTCAAGGCTCACGCCCCCGCCACGGCCTGA
- a CDS encoding DUF2946 family protein, which yields MRARLLRFFALAWVATLMLVVAPSIAHIGAASGGTSLTDICSALGIQRLPTDTDESGRRPEPDAARAGCPWCTQQSPAALPPAMAAADAPHPHQTPRRAAPPPADPRHADDPATPPPSRAPPHRHH from the coding sequence GTGCGCGCACGGCTCCTCCGCTTCTTCGCCCTGGCCTGGGTCGCCACCCTCATGCTGGTGGTGGCCCCGTCCATCGCCCACATCGGCGCCGCGTCCGGCGGCACCTCCCTGACCGACATCTGCTCCGCGCTGGGCATCCAGCGCTTGCCGACGGATACGGACGAGTCGGGGCGCCGTCCCGAACCGGATGCCGCCCGTGCCGGCTGCCCCTGGTGCACGCAGCAGAGCCCAGCGGCGCTGCCGCCCGCCATGGCCGCCGCCGATGCGCCGCATCCGCACCAGACACCCCGGCGCGCCGCGCCGCCACCGGCCGATCCGCGCCACGCCGACGATCCGGCCACTCCGCCGCCCTCGCGCGCCCCGCCCCACCGGCATCACTGA